From a single Kryptolebias marmoratus isolate JLee-2015 linkage group LG6, ASM164957v2, whole genome shotgun sequence genomic region:
- the LOC108243438 gene encoding inactive dipeptidyl peptidase 10 isoform X2 has protein sequence MSWETYVFDIGPIGADRNWKGIGISLLVIVVVLSFIGLSIVLLSRENPGNPFCSQLTLDDLFERTFQIHDPEATWISASEVVFRSWDGDVFKVDTSSNETDLLLRNTTFTTFKATKFAVSPDKNFVLLAYDVKRVYRHSFLASYLIYNLHTREVRELNPPEVSDSVLQFASWGVQGQQLIYIFENNIYYQAHVQNSSWRLTSSGQDGLVFNGLSDWLYEEEVLHTQVAHWWSPDGSRLAYLTINDSLVPTMFLPRFTGSLYPRGKEYPYPKMGQNNPSVGLQVVSLDGSAATTELKPPESFKNSQFYVTVVKWASREQLSVRWVNRAQNVSILSVCDASTGSCMKRHVTTSERWLSRQDEQPVFSADGRTFFVTVPLKDGRHGAFSHVTMISNQAEGQEVSLRHLTSGSWDVAQILAFDEQIQSLYFLSAEEGPAQRHLYRVSTVDPVQRTCLSCSLFQPNCSFYSAAISPDGQHVLLTCTGPGVPQTSLHQLRKMSTDYKILDRNAELRRALMNRTVPKTERRTLQIHNFAFRLQLTVPVDLDEAKEHPLLLVLDSAPGGQSVSDRFSLGWDSVLVSSDRVIVARLDGRGSAFQGQRVQHGLHQKLGAADVQDQMSAVEHLMKLPYVDRHRVGVYGKAYGGFLSTLLLLSHTSTIKCGVSVAPITDWRLYGSACSEKYFGFPSKEGSRYEVFSLLGDVSQSPKHFLILHGTADASVHFQHSAELLRLLSASGVNYTLQIFPDEGHVVSAGSRRYELNSVLTFFRRCFEGEQPVLPDTPKEDE, from the exons GACATCGGGCCGATCGGAGCGGACAGGAACTGGAAGGGCATCGGCATCTCGCTGCTGGTCATCGTGGTGGTTCTGTCCTTTATCGGGCTGTCCATCGTCCTGCTGTCCAGAG AGAACCCGGGGAACCCGTTCTGCTCTCAGCTGACGCTGGACGACCTCTTTGAGAGAACCTTCCAGATCCACGATCCCGAGGCGACGTGGATCAGCG CGTCAGAGGTCGTCTTTCGGAGCTGGGACGGAGACGTCTTCAAGGTGGACACGTCCAGCAATGAGACGGACCTCCTGCTGAGGAACACGACGTTT ACAACCTTCAAGGCCACAAAGTTTGCAGTTTCTCCTGATAAGAACTTTGTTCTCCTGGCATACGACGTCAAACGG GTTTACCGGCACTCTTTCCTGGCTTCATATCTGATCTACAACCTTCACACGAG GGAGGTGCGGGAGCTGAACCCTCCGGAGGTGTCGGACTCCGTGCTCCAGTTCGCCTCGTGGGGCGTTCAGGGTCAGCAGCTG ATCTACATCTTTGAAAACAACATCTACTACCAAGCCCACGTCCAGAACAGCTCCTGGAGGCTGACGTCCTCCGGGCAGGACGGCCTCGTCTTCAACGGCCTCTCAGACTGGCTGTACGAGG AGGAGGTGCTGCACACTCAGGTAGCCCACTGGTGGTCTCCGGACGGGTCCAGGCTGGCCTACCTGACCATCAACGACTCCCTGGTTCCCACCATGTTCCTGCCTCGCTTCACGGGTTCTCTGTACCCCAGGGGGAAGGAGTACCCCTACCCGAAG ATGGGTCAGAACAATCCGAGCGTCGGCCTGCAGGTCGTCTCATTGGACGGAAGCGCCGCCACGACGGAACTAAAGCCGCCGGAGAGCTTCAAGAACAG tcagttttacgtCACGGTGGTGAAGTGGGCGAGCCGGGAGCAGCTGAGCGTCCGCTGGGTGAACCGAGCTCAGAACGTCTCGATTCTTTCTGTGTGCGACGCCTCGACAGGAAGCTGCATGAAG AGACACGTGACGACGTCTGAGCGGTGGCTGAGCCGCCAG GACGAGCAGCCGGTGTTTTCCGCAGACGGCAGGACGTTCTTCGTCACCGTGCCTTTGAAGGACGGCCGACACGGAGCGTTCAGCCACGTCACCATGATTTCCAACCAG GCCGAAGGTCAGGAGGTCAGCCTGCGACACCTGACCTCGGGCAGCTGGGACGTGGCTCAGATTCTGGCCTTCGACGAGCAGATCCAGTCGCT GTACTTCCTGAGCGCGGAGGAAGGGCCAGCTCAGCGGCATCTGTACCG CGTCTCCACCGTGGATCCGGTCCAAAGAACCTGTCTGAGCTGCTCTCTCTTCCAACCGAACTGCTCCTTCTACAGCGCCGCCATCAGCCCCGACGGTCAGCACGTTCTGCTCACCTGCACAG gtcctggtgTCCCTCAGACGTCTCTCCACCAGCTGAGGAAGATGAGCA CAGATTACAAGATTCTGGACCGGAACGCAGAACTGAGGCGGGCCCTGATGAACAGAACTGTACCGAAGACGGAACGAAGAACTTTACAGATCCACAACTTTg CGTTCCGTCTGCAGCTGACGGTTCCGGTGGATTTGGACGAAGCGAAGGAGCACCCCCTATTACTGGTTCT CGACAGCGCCCCCGGCGGGCAGAGTGTCAGCGACCGGTTCTCCCTCGGCTGGGACTCGGTTCTGGTCAGTTCGGACCGGGTCATCGTGGCCCGCCTGGACGGGCGGGGCAGCGCCTTCCAGGGTCAGAGGGTCCAACACGGTCTTCATCAGAAGCTGGGAGCCGCCGACGTCCAGGACCAGATGTCTGCGGTCGA acaCCTGATGAAGCTGCCGTACGTCGACAGACACAGAGTTGGAGTTTATGGAAAG gCGTACGGAGGGTTTCTGTccaccctgctgctgctgtctcacACGTCCACCATTAAATGTGGCGTCTCCGTCGCTCCCATCACCGACTGGAGACTTTATG GATCGGCGTGCTCCGAGAAGTACTTTGGTTTCCCCTCGAAGGAAGGATCCCGGTACGAG GTCTTCAGTCTGCTGGGAGACGTCTCACAGAGTCCCAAACACTTCCTGATCCTCCACGGCACGGCGGACG ccTCGGTTCATTTCCAGCATTCTGCAGAGCTGCTCAGACTGCTGTCAGCGTCTGGCGTGAATTACACGCTGCAG ATTTTCCCGGACGAGGGACACGTCGTCTCCGCCGGCAGCCGGCGCTACGAGCTGAACTCGGTGCTGACCTTCTTCAGGCGCTGCTTCGAGGGCGAGCAGCCGGTCCTGCCGGACACGCCGAAGGAAGACGAGTGA
- the LOC108243438 gene encoding inactive dipeptidyl peptidase 10 isoform X1 has translation MNQSAGAAQHTRRISVEEKDIGPIGADRNWKGIGISLLVIVVVLSFIGLSIVLLSRENPGNPFCSQLTLDDLFERTFQIHDPEATWISASEVVFRSWDGDVFKVDTSSNETDLLLRNTTFTTFKATKFAVSPDKNFVLLAYDVKRVYRHSFLASYLIYNLHTREVRELNPPEVSDSVLQFASWGVQGQQLIYIFENNIYYQAHVQNSSWRLTSSGQDGLVFNGLSDWLYEEEVLHTQVAHWWSPDGSRLAYLTINDSLVPTMFLPRFTGSLYPRGKEYPYPKMGQNNPSVGLQVVSLDGSAATTELKPPESFKNSQFYVTVVKWASREQLSVRWVNRAQNVSILSVCDASTGSCMKRHVTTSERWLSRQDEQPVFSADGRTFFVTVPLKDGRHGAFSHVTMISNQAEGQEVSLRHLTSGSWDVAQILAFDEQIQSLYFLSAEEGPAQRHLYRVSTVDPVQRTCLSCSLFQPNCSFYSAAISPDGQHVLLTCTGPGVPQTSLHQLRKMSTDYKILDRNAELRRALMNRTVPKTERRTLQIHNFAFRLQLTVPVDLDEAKEHPLLLVLDSAPGGQSVSDRFSLGWDSVLVSSDRVIVARLDGRGSAFQGQRVQHGLHQKLGAADVQDQMSAVEHLMKLPYVDRHRVGVYGKAYGGFLSTLLLLSHTSTIKCGVSVAPITDWRLYGSACSEKYFGFPSKEGSRYEVFSLLGDVSQSPKHFLILHGTADASVHFQHSAELLRLLSASGVNYTLQIFPDEGHVVSAGSRRYELNSVLTFFRRCFEGEQPVLPDTPKEDE, from the exons GACATCGGGCCGATCGGAGCGGACAGGAACTGGAAGGGCATCGGCATCTCGCTGCTGGTCATCGTGGTGGTTCTGTCCTTTATCGGGCTGTCCATCGTCCTGCTGTCCAGAG AGAACCCGGGGAACCCGTTCTGCTCTCAGCTGACGCTGGACGACCTCTTTGAGAGAACCTTCCAGATCCACGATCCCGAGGCGACGTGGATCAGCG CGTCAGAGGTCGTCTTTCGGAGCTGGGACGGAGACGTCTTCAAGGTGGACACGTCCAGCAATGAGACGGACCTCCTGCTGAGGAACACGACGTTT ACAACCTTCAAGGCCACAAAGTTTGCAGTTTCTCCTGATAAGAACTTTGTTCTCCTGGCATACGACGTCAAACGG GTTTACCGGCACTCTTTCCTGGCTTCATATCTGATCTACAACCTTCACACGAG GGAGGTGCGGGAGCTGAACCCTCCGGAGGTGTCGGACTCCGTGCTCCAGTTCGCCTCGTGGGGCGTTCAGGGTCAGCAGCTG ATCTACATCTTTGAAAACAACATCTACTACCAAGCCCACGTCCAGAACAGCTCCTGGAGGCTGACGTCCTCCGGGCAGGACGGCCTCGTCTTCAACGGCCTCTCAGACTGGCTGTACGAGG AGGAGGTGCTGCACACTCAGGTAGCCCACTGGTGGTCTCCGGACGGGTCCAGGCTGGCCTACCTGACCATCAACGACTCCCTGGTTCCCACCATGTTCCTGCCTCGCTTCACGGGTTCTCTGTACCCCAGGGGGAAGGAGTACCCCTACCCGAAG ATGGGTCAGAACAATCCGAGCGTCGGCCTGCAGGTCGTCTCATTGGACGGAAGCGCCGCCACGACGGAACTAAAGCCGCCGGAGAGCTTCAAGAACAG tcagttttacgtCACGGTGGTGAAGTGGGCGAGCCGGGAGCAGCTGAGCGTCCGCTGGGTGAACCGAGCTCAGAACGTCTCGATTCTTTCTGTGTGCGACGCCTCGACAGGAAGCTGCATGAAG AGACACGTGACGACGTCTGAGCGGTGGCTGAGCCGCCAG GACGAGCAGCCGGTGTTTTCCGCAGACGGCAGGACGTTCTTCGTCACCGTGCCTTTGAAGGACGGCCGACACGGAGCGTTCAGCCACGTCACCATGATTTCCAACCAG GCCGAAGGTCAGGAGGTCAGCCTGCGACACCTGACCTCGGGCAGCTGGGACGTGGCTCAGATTCTGGCCTTCGACGAGCAGATCCAGTCGCT GTACTTCCTGAGCGCGGAGGAAGGGCCAGCTCAGCGGCATCTGTACCG CGTCTCCACCGTGGATCCGGTCCAAAGAACCTGTCTGAGCTGCTCTCTCTTCCAACCGAACTGCTCCTTCTACAGCGCCGCCATCAGCCCCGACGGTCAGCACGTTCTGCTCACCTGCACAG gtcctggtgTCCCTCAGACGTCTCTCCACCAGCTGAGGAAGATGAGCA CAGATTACAAGATTCTGGACCGGAACGCAGAACTGAGGCGGGCCCTGATGAACAGAACTGTACCGAAGACGGAACGAAGAACTTTACAGATCCACAACTTTg CGTTCCGTCTGCAGCTGACGGTTCCGGTGGATTTGGACGAAGCGAAGGAGCACCCCCTATTACTGGTTCT CGACAGCGCCCCCGGCGGGCAGAGTGTCAGCGACCGGTTCTCCCTCGGCTGGGACTCGGTTCTGGTCAGTTCGGACCGGGTCATCGTGGCCCGCCTGGACGGGCGGGGCAGCGCCTTCCAGGGTCAGAGGGTCCAACACGGTCTTCATCAGAAGCTGGGAGCCGCCGACGTCCAGGACCAGATGTCTGCGGTCGA acaCCTGATGAAGCTGCCGTACGTCGACAGACACAGAGTTGGAGTTTATGGAAAG gCGTACGGAGGGTTTCTGTccaccctgctgctgctgtctcacACGTCCACCATTAAATGTGGCGTCTCCGTCGCTCCCATCACCGACTGGAGACTTTATG GATCGGCGTGCTCCGAGAAGTACTTTGGTTTCCCCTCGAAGGAAGGATCCCGGTACGAG GTCTTCAGTCTGCTGGGAGACGTCTCACAGAGTCCCAAACACTTCCTGATCCTCCACGGCACGGCGGACG ccTCGGTTCATTTCCAGCATTCTGCAGAGCTGCTCAGACTGCTGTCAGCGTCTGGCGTGAATTACACGCTGCAG ATTTTCCCGGACGAGGGACACGTCGTCTCCGCCGGCAGCCGGCGCTACGAGCTGAACTCGGTGCTGACCTTCTTCAGGCGCTGCTTCGAGGGCGAGCAGCCGGTCCTGCCGGACACGCCGAAGGAAGACGAGTGA
- the LOC108243438 gene encoding inactive dipeptidyl peptidase 10 isoform X3 yields the protein MNQSAGAAQHTRRISVEEKDIGPIGADRNWKGIGISLLVIVVVLSFIGLSIVLLSRENPGNPFCSQLTLDDLFERTFQIHDPEATWISASEVVFRSWDGDVFKVDTSSNETDLLLRNTTFTTFKATKFAVSPDKNFVLLAYDVKRVYRHSFLASYLIYNLHTREVRELNPPEVSDSVLQFASWGVQGQQLIYIFENNIYYQAHVQNSSWRLTSSGQDGLVFNGLSDWLYEEEVLHTQVAHWWSPDGSRLAYLTINDSLVPTMFLPRFTGSLYPRGKEYPYPKMGQNNPSVGLQVVSLDGSAATTELKPPESFKNSQFYVTVVKWASREQLSVRWVNRAQNVSILSVCDASTGSCMKRHVTTSERWLSRQDEQPVFSADGRTFFVTVPLKDGRHGAFSHVTMISNQAEGQEVSLRHLTSGSWDVAQILAFDEQIQSLYFLSAEEGPAQRHLYRVSTVDPVQRTCLSCSLFQPNCSFYSAAISPDGQHVLLTCTGPGVPQTSLHQLRKMSTDYKILDRNAELRRALMNRTVPKTERRTLQIHNFAFRLQLTVPVDLDEAKEHPLLLVLDSAPGGQSVSDRFSLGWDSVLVSSDRVIVARLDGRGSAFQGQRVQHGLHQKLGAADVQDQMSAVEHLMKLPYVDRHRVGVYGKVPGRKRA from the exons GACATCGGGCCGATCGGAGCGGACAGGAACTGGAAGGGCATCGGCATCTCGCTGCTGGTCATCGTGGTGGTTCTGTCCTTTATCGGGCTGTCCATCGTCCTGCTGTCCAGAG AGAACCCGGGGAACCCGTTCTGCTCTCAGCTGACGCTGGACGACCTCTTTGAGAGAACCTTCCAGATCCACGATCCCGAGGCGACGTGGATCAGCG CGTCAGAGGTCGTCTTTCGGAGCTGGGACGGAGACGTCTTCAAGGTGGACACGTCCAGCAATGAGACGGACCTCCTGCTGAGGAACACGACGTTT ACAACCTTCAAGGCCACAAAGTTTGCAGTTTCTCCTGATAAGAACTTTGTTCTCCTGGCATACGACGTCAAACGG GTTTACCGGCACTCTTTCCTGGCTTCATATCTGATCTACAACCTTCACACGAG GGAGGTGCGGGAGCTGAACCCTCCGGAGGTGTCGGACTCCGTGCTCCAGTTCGCCTCGTGGGGCGTTCAGGGTCAGCAGCTG ATCTACATCTTTGAAAACAACATCTACTACCAAGCCCACGTCCAGAACAGCTCCTGGAGGCTGACGTCCTCCGGGCAGGACGGCCTCGTCTTCAACGGCCTCTCAGACTGGCTGTACGAGG AGGAGGTGCTGCACACTCAGGTAGCCCACTGGTGGTCTCCGGACGGGTCCAGGCTGGCCTACCTGACCATCAACGACTCCCTGGTTCCCACCATGTTCCTGCCTCGCTTCACGGGTTCTCTGTACCCCAGGGGGAAGGAGTACCCCTACCCGAAG ATGGGTCAGAACAATCCGAGCGTCGGCCTGCAGGTCGTCTCATTGGACGGAAGCGCCGCCACGACGGAACTAAAGCCGCCGGAGAGCTTCAAGAACAG tcagttttacgtCACGGTGGTGAAGTGGGCGAGCCGGGAGCAGCTGAGCGTCCGCTGGGTGAACCGAGCTCAGAACGTCTCGATTCTTTCTGTGTGCGACGCCTCGACAGGAAGCTGCATGAAG AGACACGTGACGACGTCTGAGCGGTGGCTGAGCCGCCAG GACGAGCAGCCGGTGTTTTCCGCAGACGGCAGGACGTTCTTCGTCACCGTGCCTTTGAAGGACGGCCGACACGGAGCGTTCAGCCACGTCACCATGATTTCCAACCAG GCCGAAGGTCAGGAGGTCAGCCTGCGACACCTGACCTCGGGCAGCTGGGACGTGGCTCAGATTCTGGCCTTCGACGAGCAGATCCAGTCGCT GTACTTCCTGAGCGCGGAGGAAGGGCCAGCTCAGCGGCATCTGTACCG CGTCTCCACCGTGGATCCGGTCCAAAGAACCTGTCTGAGCTGCTCTCTCTTCCAACCGAACTGCTCCTTCTACAGCGCCGCCATCAGCCCCGACGGTCAGCACGTTCTGCTCACCTGCACAG gtcctggtgTCCCTCAGACGTCTCTCCACCAGCTGAGGAAGATGAGCA CAGATTACAAGATTCTGGACCGGAACGCAGAACTGAGGCGGGCCCTGATGAACAGAACTGTACCGAAGACGGAACGAAGAACTTTACAGATCCACAACTTTg CGTTCCGTCTGCAGCTGACGGTTCCGGTGGATTTGGACGAAGCGAAGGAGCACCCCCTATTACTGGTTCT CGACAGCGCCCCCGGCGGGCAGAGTGTCAGCGACCGGTTCTCCCTCGGCTGGGACTCGGTTCTGGTCAGTTCGGACCGGGTCATCGTGGCCCGCCTGGACGGGCGGGGCAGCGCCTTCCAGGGTCAGAGGGTCCAACACGGTCTTCATCAGAAGCTGGGAGCCGCCGACGTCCAGGACCAGATGTCTGCGGTCGA acaCCTGATGAAGCTGCCGTACGTCGACAGACACAGAGTTGGAGTTTATGGAAAG gtgccCGGCAGGAAGCGGGCATGA